taatatattataatagataaaagtaactttaatgataaatattatCTTGTGAGATTCGTTATGCATAAATCTCGTTTAATAAGAATGactgatttaatattaaattttgtctTAAAAAGTTACAAAGCGGAACTGTAAACCTCTCTCTtgtaccaaaaaaataataatttctccGTTAAGAATTAAAGCTATTGATTTttccttataataaatatattttatggtatATTGATTCCATCTGCATCCAAAGTATTTGTATaaaggatttttattttttactccacctggacatattttaaacaaaaacaccCTATCTTCAAGATTTAGAGTGCCCGGAACGCGTCGGGTTACGCTATTTTCTAATTCTATATTATTAAAGCATGTTTTGgttcagaattaaaaaaaaatgtatcttttAAGCTTGGTGGCCTACCTGAAACTGACAAGGCCAAATTGCTGTGGCACTTCCGTAACAAATCACACTAAAAAGAATAGAGCCAACTATATGGCaaaagcaaataataaaaaaaatcgaatggCGTTGGCGATTGCGTTTCACACTCGGCGTTTTATTACCAATTGTTGATTGTGGatatattacaattacaattgtaTACACTTTTGCCTTCGTTCACAGCATTATTGATTGAGTTAAACTTCTATTTGATTGAATAATTGTGACTAAAAActgaatatataataacttcaGTTGGAATACTAATTCAGTAAAAATGTTGGGGTCGGGTGATGGAAGCCACATCGTAAAACTACGGGGTCTACCTTTTTCCACTACTGTAGAGGATGTGCTTGATTTTTTGAACGGAGTTAATGTGTTGAATGAGAAGGAAGGTAAGCTTATTCGCTGCGAGGTAACCGGTAGGTAGAAACTCCTAAGAGTGTGAACTCAGGACCTTACacacattatatttttgttgcgtctTTTCATCATTCTatgttatttaatgaaataatttagtttCCGTGTATAGGGTGGTTAGTGATAATGTGAATGAACCAGTATAAGCTCACAGCAGTTTTCATAAATCTTGCTTTTAGGTGTACACCTAACAGAGATTCGACCAGGAAGGCCTTCCGGGGAATGCTTTGTTGAAGTTGAAAGTCAAGAAGATGTGGATGAAGCATTGAAGAAAGATAAGGAAAATATGGGTTCAAGATACATAGAAGgtgaactttttttatttgatgaacATATAGTGGAACAAACTGACTTACACTTAGTGTCCCTTTGACTATTACTGAGTAAGCCCATTTTAAAAAACTGGTGACACAGGAGTACCTTCTATAACCTTTAAGAGTGGATAAGGTATGATGACTCAAccttccaaaataaaaaaaatcagatgGGGACAGATGATTGAAAATCGAGTATGCCATCTAGCACACTATTCACTCACCCAGATTTGTCCTTTGGCTCAGTTGTGGTGACCTTTccacaaaagccacaatataaagaatagaatagtTATTGTAGAGACTTGACGACTTGACTCGGTTAAAATTTAGTATTGTGTCACAGTTGCCTAAAAGGCCAAGTAGAAGgctcatatttaaaaaaaaaccagtaACTGTATAAGTAGTGGTATGATTCTAGTCTGAAGCTCACTTTACTCTCTTTTACATCCTAAGTTCTTCTAGTGGCGTCTTATACACTCCTACAATAACTAAGAACTCTAACTTTCTTCTAAGCACATATGTAGGTTtctataaaaacaaacattttttttttatcaattgttTCTGCAATTGGTCCCATAAGCCATTGCATATATCCAGTATTTAAAGTTCACCTtgtttcttttcatttttatatgatgttTCCAGGTCAGGCGCCTGTCTAGATAGATTCCTAGGTACTTAATGCACTCCGTTTGTGGTAGGATAGAGTTGTCAAGTTTAATGCATGGGCAGTTACCCCTTCTGAGAGCAAAGGTTATATGTTGAGGCTTGGCAGCGCTAGCATGTAGTCGCCATTTTCAGATCCAATTGTAAGTTTCATCTAACTGACACTGCAGTGGCCGACGGCCGGAAAGCTATATTGTCAGTGTATGTTGCAACTGTAATATTGTCGGCTACCGGTAAGTCACAGGTACTCCGGTTTCAATTTTGTGTAACTCTGATCTTGCATCACCTTGCTTGACCTGAAACGGACGTTCTGAATAATCAGTGTGACCGTTTATTCTTTGATTTAACCAATAGCCCCTAGACAAGACTTTGTCCAGCGGTATGGTAGAGCCGAAAAACACGAAAAACTTTCGCCTTTTCTTCGTTAGTTCTGGCCCAAACTGATCTGTCGGTTCTGATAGGGGGTTGACTATACTGGGGCCTATTACCATATTTTGCTGCTAGCCACAAAGATGTTCACCACAACCTGTTCTTGGCATTGTTTGCATATTCAcctccataatgttgttatttgCCTCTAAAATTGCACACTTTAGTTCTTTGGCAGCTCAGATTTAACATGGATTTATCAGTAGGGTGGCGAGATTGTTGCCAGATTCTTCTAAGGCGACGATTCTCTTGTATCATGAGACGAATGTGTTGCGAATGCGATTGAGCAGtacacatataataataataaatataataaatttatttatttcaggcagcattgcccatatattgttagtattaacttattctaggattagtaatattacaaagatttatttttagatttcagaataatattccattttctattaatttaatttaaattatgtacattatttaagactcttactatactattttcatttttattaattctatccctaattgaaaaaatctttttccTCAGAATAGCATAAAAATCATCTACTCTGTATAAGGCAAACATATGAGATGCACTACAAAAACATGGTAATCCCAAGAACATCCTAAaagcattattattttgaactcTAAAAATGTTCATAGTTTTATGTGTATGCTTCACCCACAAGTTACTTGTATAATAGGACTGACAGTAGGTGGTGAACAGTAGCTTTTTGACATTCCTACTGCACTTCTGAAATCTTTTAATTATCATGTTCACCCTAACTGACAAATTTcgtctctctctctctatatcatcatcatcatcactcaGAGTGCTGGTAACAAAATGGcctaaatattttactaactcTTTTCCATTAAGATATATTGGAGGGACGCAGTCAGGACCTCGCCCTGACCGAAACACTAAAACATtacttattttttcattataaagtAAGCCATGTTTGCACCTTGCATATTTTTGACAGATTCCCACCATCACTCTGAGTCCTCTGATAGAGGGACTGAGGAGAACCATGTGATCTGCGTAGCTCAGGTTATTAAAATAGTAGGCAATGGATCCGTGTTTGTCCAGGCAGCCACCTGTATAAGATTATATATCTGCATGCTTCATCTACTTCATTGGGGTTTTTGATACTCATTATAGGACTTAATTTTTCGTCCTTATGTTTTCTAAAACTGTCACAATTTGTCTTACGGTTAGTTTTAGGCACTCAAGTTTTTCGGTAGACAGAACTTACTGTCAGTAAAGCCGGTGTATGATCTGAAGAATCATCCAGACATGATTCGacgtataaaaacaaacataataacatGTCGAAAATGGATTCCTGGGTTTGATTCTTGAGAGACGACCTCTTGAATTTAAAGatgagtaatttttttatgattattttcacTTGAACCGAATTAcatataagtttttatttgaatataatataaatttcttttttggGTCTATGTAGTTGATGATTTATGTCAATTAAACTCGGCTGCTCATCATTGTTATCTAAATAGTGGCTATCAATATTCGAACCCCATATGCCATTCGCTTCATTTACCTCTGTCAATTTAAGGTGATGGCTGGTTTAAACTTCTGTGCACCGCATTATCGCTTTTTATCTCATTTGAggttataaacatttttttgtaatttctcaAAAAATATGCATAACCTTTTAATAAGAATGGTAGCCATCCGATCAAAGATCCAATATCTACCAGCTTTATTGCTATTTACATCTCAACTCctgagacataatattaaatccAAGCCCTTTTACTCTCCTACTGTAAAaccttcaaaaatataatatagataaatgcatgtatttttaaacataaatgtTTCAGTATTTTCCACTGACTGCCAGGatatctattctattcttcctactatggctcctgtggaaggtataccacaagtttgccaatgtcacgttaaggtagaccaccaagcttagagtattcttttactaattttaatggtagtgatcggtgcttaagattgaaacaagttttattttcttatacctgaaacaaatatacatgctgttaggactataaaggacatacacaaatattattacttaaattatttgatagaagtacttagtgctatttacaacttaatcttatttattttaatatatttacacaaaatatatacaaaaggagtgaaaactagggagaggagacatatAAAGGAAATTGGGCGGGGAaattcaggaggtataaaattgtataaggtTGCGTTGTTTGTAGAAGGTTGCGTTAAAGGgcaattgaagaataaatgatccatgtTTCCCTCATCTAGACCACATTCACACAAGAAATTGTCCCTAATTCTTATTTTAGCCAAAAATACTGTCGTACAAGCATGATTAAAACGTAAACGACAAATAGTTGAAATCACTGACTTGTtgggaattttaaatttgaagaaCCAAGGTTTCTGTGGAATTACGGGTTGTAGatctccataaaatttgcctttagagtttttggaaacttgccaaatgCTGGACAAATTGCTCAAAAAatatgcattaccttttaataaGAATGGCCAGAAGAAGCCATCCGATCAAAGATCCAATATCTACCAGCTTTATTGTCATTTACATCTCAACTCCTGtcacataatattaaatcaaagcCCTTTGACTCTCCCACTGTAAAACcttcaaaaatatatagatgAATGCAtgtaatttaaacataaatgttTCAGTATTTTCCACTGACCGCCAGGATATGGAATGGGCTCTAAATGCAATGCGTCAAAGTGAGAATGGTGAAGATACTCTACCAAATGTTGGTGACGATATGGGGGTGGTAAAGCTTAGAGGTTTGCCTTTTGGCTGCTCCAAGGATGAAGTTGTCCATTTCTTTGAAGGTAAGTTTGTATACGGAACTGGCAGTGATATCTGTACCACATTTTAATAAATGCCTACATTTGTTAGTCCTTGCATGTTAATACCTTTCATTGAAATCTTCTACAAAAATGGCACCATGTtatcaaacatttttaatttacaaaagatattttggcataaaattgtttattgttttttttaatgtgtactTTTTGTGTATGGGTAAAAATTGTTTAGTTAATAATTGTAGTATATAACAAGTGAATACTATTTATTTGGGGTGGGCAGGGATCACGGTTGCCCCGGACGGGGTGCATCTGCTATCGGACCACACGGGGCGGGCGTCGGGAGAGGCGTATGTTTACTTCGTAGACAAACAGGGGGCTCAGGATGCCCTCTCCAGGGACAGGGCGAAAATAGGACACAGGTGGGGGGTAAATTGTTTACATGTGGCACAGTGGTATTTGGTATTGTTGCTTCTACTCCAGTATTTTATAGTTTAATTCAACACatcaaaaaaaagtttaataacaTCCTTTTTGGAAATATCTATCattacatttcattaaatatgaacAATGAACATTTAATCAGTTATGTTTTGACTAATTAGACATTGCATTGATTAATTAGGTGCATTATTATAAGGGGATATTATgtttagaaattaaaataatatttttatcacacTATTCTTCTTTTTAAatcacccccttattcataatggtccgctatctttaaacagccgctaaggagtgttttttctcattgtgacttaggtcaatagaagaagacagagtgcgaattagaaatgctttaagttagtagACAGGCAGTTATGAATAAGGGCGTCAGTCTTTATCAAATACATACAGCaacatataaacattttttagcAACATTACCCAATACtatagttattaaaaataccTACATTTAATTGTGCCACAATAACTATGTAAATTGGTGTAGTGGGTAAAGTATGGGACCTCTCCATTTGGATGCATGATTTATAGAACGCTACATAGATTTGAACAAGAACAATAAGTATTTGCTAAATTATACATTGCAACGGATCTGTATTCAATCTATAAATCATAATTTCCACAGACGAGGTTTTAAACTGTAAATTGTTTGggttaaattattatagttaaggGATTAATTAACACTTCACAATCACTTACTATAGATCTATTTTGTTATAATCAGACTGCCTGTTGTATTCCTAGCTGTTGGAAACAATAGAATTTACTGACTCTAATACTGCCTATCAGTAAATCGAATTTAATTATTGCTTTGCCTATTCCTTTAATATGAAAAAGCGTCATGGTAAACTACTGCCACGATAAAGTGTTAATTTAACTTGTTTTCCATTTCAAAAGATCCTCAGAACTTGGGAATTTTTTGTTTCAAATCCTGAGATCCGTACATTGCAATATGATAGGTGTATCACTTAGCATCATGGATATGTCTTGCGGGTCTTGTCACATCTtatcgtaaaataaaatgaGGAATATCAATATGGTTTTTTAGAcagtaaaattgttaaaattgactagaataaaaattatgtatcagTCTGATTTATAACATTAGATATTTTGTCTGTGATTGTGTTTGTGACAAGTATATCTACATTGTGATTGGTTGAGTTGTCAGAGAATGGGCGTGCGAAGGGCGCGGGGCTAGTGGGAAGATCTACATCGGGGCGGAGAGGAGGGAAGATGGTCCGGATGGTGGGGAA
This portion of the Leptidea sinapis chromosome 32, ilLepSina1.1, whole genome shotgun sequence genome encodes:
- the LOC126974557 gene encoding heterogeneous nuclear ribonucleoprotein F isoform X2, which codes for MLGSGDGSHIVKLRGLPFSTTVEDVLDFLNGVNVLNEKEGVHLTEIRPGRPSGECFVEVESQEDVDEALKKDKENMGSRYIEVFSTDRQDMEWALNAMRQSENGEDTLPNVGDDMGVVKLRGLPFGCSKDEVVHFFEGTLKFF
- the LOC126974557 gene encoding heterogeneous nuclear ribonucleoprotein F isoform X1, with translation MLGSGDGSHIVKLRGLPFSTTVEDVLDFLNGVNVLNEKEGVHLTEIRPGRPSGECFVEVESQEDVDEALKKDKENMGSRYIEVFSTDRQDMEWALNAMRQSENGEDTLPNVGDDMGVVKLRGLPFGCSKDEVVHFFEGITVAPDGVHLLSDHTGRASGEAYVYFVDKQGAQDALSRDRAKIGHRYIEVFLSSPDEVRAYASRMDNGFRPGRNRPTPYDRNDRFGSRFASRGRSSFGRVGSYGRGGGGGGLRRGAGVHCVHMRGLPFKASPQDIAYFFKPVRPVNINILYDSSGRPSGEADVEFDCHEDAIRAMRRDKSNMEHRYIELFLNSSPGASFKSNRSYRTY